The proteins below come from a single Athene noctua chromosome 6, bAthNoc1.hap1.1, whole genome shotgun sequence genomic window:
- the BMP4 gene encoding bone morphogenetic protein 4: MIPGNRMLMVILLCQVLLGGTNHASLIPETGRKKVAELQGQAGSGRRSAQSHELLRGFETTLLQMFGLRRRPQPSKSAVIPSYMLDLYRLQSGEEEENLQEISLQYPERSTSRANTVRSFHHEEHLETVPGPSEAPRIRFVFNLSSVPENEVISSAELRLYREQVEEPSAAWERGFHRINIYEVMKPLSERAQAITRLLDTRLVHHNVTRWETFDVSPAVIRWTKDKQPNHGLVIEVTHLHHAQTHQGKHVRISRSLPQGRGDWAQLRPLLVTFGHDGRGHALTRRARRSPKHQRSRKNKKNCRRHALYVDFSDVGWNDWIVAPPGYQAFYCHGDCPFPLADHLNSTNHAIVQTLVNSVNSSIPKACCVPTELSAISMLYLDEYDKVVLKNYQEMVVEGCGCR; encoded by the exons ATGATTCCTGGTAACCGAATGCTGATGGTCATCCTACTATGCCAAGTCCTGCTAGGAGGTACTAACCATGCTAGCCTGATACCCGAGACCGGCAGGAAGAAAGTCGCAGAGCTTCAGGGACAAGCCGGATCCGGACGCCGCTCTGCCCAAAGCCATGAACTCTTGCGGGGTTTCGAAACAACTCTGCTGCAGATGTTCGGGCTGCGAAGGCGGCCTCAGCCCAGCAAGTCAGCCGTCATTCCTAGTTACATGCTGGATCTCTATCGACTCCAGTccggagaagaggaggaaaacctCCAGGAAATTAGCCTGCAGTACCCCGAGCGATCAACCAGCCGGGCAAACACCGTGAGGAGTTTCCACCATGAAG aGCACCTGGAGACCGTCCCGGGTCCCAGCGAGGCGCCCCGGATCCGCTTCGTCTTCAACCTCAGCAGTGTGCCGGAAAACGAGGTGATCTCCTCGGCGGAGCTGCGGCTGTACCGGGAGCAGGTGGAGGAGCCGAGCGCGGCGTGGGAGAGGGGCTTCCACCGGATAAACATTTACGAAGTGATGAAGCCGCTGTCGGAGCGCGCTCAGGCCATTACGCGCCTGTTGGACACGCGGCTGGTGCACCACAACGTGACGCGCTGGGAGACCTTTGATGTGAGCCCGGCTGTGATCCGGTGGACCAAGGACAAGCAACCGAACCACGGGCTGGTGATCGAGGTGACCCACCTCCACCACGCACAGACTCATCAGGGCAAACACGTCAGGATTAGCCGATCTTTACCTCAAGGGCGCGGGGACTGGGCTCAGCTCAGGCCGCTCCTGGTCACTTTTGGGCACGACGGGCGAGGCCACGCGCTGACCCGTCGAGCCCGCCGGAGCCCCAAGCACCAGCGTTCTCGCAAGAACAAAAAAAACTGCCGCCGCCATGCCCTCTATGTGGATTTCAGCGACGTGGGCTGGAACGACTGGATCGTGGCACCCCCGGGGTACCAGGCGTTTTATTGCCACGGGGACTGCCCCTTCCCTCTGGCCGACCACCTCAACTCCACGAACCACGCCATCGTGCAGACGCTGGTGAACTCCGTGAACTCCAGCATCCCCAAGGCCTGCTGCGTGCCCACGGAGCTGAGCGCCATCTCCATGCTCTACCTGGATGAGTATGACAAGGTGGTCCTGAAAAACTACCAGGAGATGGTGGTGGAGGGGTGCGGGTGCCGCTGA